Proteins from a genomic interval of Quercus lobata isolate SW786 chromosome 11, ValleyOak3.0 Primary Assembly, whole genome shotgun sequence:
- the LOC115967425 gene encoding uncharacterized protein LOC115967425 isoform X1: protein MAIPCASSLKIFPLSSFSRCFPPKADHDSSTFSSSPSPYVPKTHSEKPSKLIKNSFNSSFRLSYRFSAVEDDYDDDDTSDNCSFDEAVMLFNDREYYKCHDYLEALWNMAQEPTRTLIHGILQCAVGFHHLFNQNHKGAMMELGEGLCKLRKMNFVSGPFHQFEQEISAVLDFIYQTQIELAACTDDLCLTMNRSERSYQLLGGYGAGQRLYSLQSDPNQIVYIMFCPQRSNGTNMAPRVKLPILNATKEHLLAFEYR, encoded by the exons ATGGCGATCCCATGTGCATCATCTCTGAAGATATTTCCTCTTTCATCGTTCTCTCGTTGTTTTCCTCCTAAAGCTGATCATGATTCCTCCACCTTTTcttcatcaccatcaccatATGTCCCCAAGACTCATTCTGAAAAGCCTTCCAAACTCATAAAAAACTCTTTCAACTCCTCCTTTCGCCTTTCATATCGATTCTCTGCTGTAGAAGACGactatgatgatgatgacaccAGTGATAACTGCAGCTTTGACGAAGCTGTCATGCTCTTCAATGACAGAGAATACTATAAATGCCATGACTATCTTGAAGCTCTCTGGAACATGGCCCAAGAGCCTACCAGAACTCTTATTCATGGTATTCTACAATGTGCTGTAGGATTTCACCACCTCTTTAACCAG AACCATAAAGGAGCCATGATGGAGCTAGGAGAGGGACTCTGTAAGCTAAGAAAGATGAATTTTGTGAGTGGACCATTTCATCAGTTTGAGCAAGAGATTTCTGCAGTTCTTGATTTTATTTACCAGACCCAGATTGAATTAGCTGCCT GCACTGATGATCTTTGTCTTACAATGAATCGATCAGAGAGATCATACCAACTTCTAGGGGGCTACGGAGCTGGACAACGTCTATATAGTCTTCAAAGTGACCCTAATCAAATAGTGTACATTATGTTCTGCCCCCAGAGGTCTAATGGTACCAATATGGCACCAAGGGTAAAGCTTCCGATCCTTAATGCAACCAAAGAACACCTCCTGGCCTTTGAGTATAGATGA
- the LOC115966367 gene encoding uncharacterized protein At4g02000-like, which translates to MAEELEVLWKKLSFTEEEADDVELGSGSTKVAIERGRFCAVLKVLTNKSVSLDALRKNLRMMWKLKKEMKLSEIEEDLFLVEFGDEKDKRKVIDMSPWSYEKQLVIIQEFEAELTPKEIELKWSPFWVQMFNLPLKCRTRETGMVIGSKLGEVLEVDVPDLGVHWGKCLRVRIRIDVTKRLLRGKRFSIEGGESRWVNFKYKQLPNICYNCGLLSHSLKDCQDSSASVI; encoded by the coding sequence ATGGCGGAGGAACTAGAAGTGTTGTGGAAGAAGCTATCGTTTACGGAGGAAGAGGCTGATGATGTCGAGCTTGGGAGTGGCAGTACAAAGGTGGCAATAGAAAGAGGGAGATTTTGTGCCGTCTTGAAGGTGCTCACAAACAAAAGCGTCAGCCTAGACGCCCTGAGGAAGAACTTGAGGATGATGTGGAAActaaaaaaggaaatgaaactGTCTGAAATAGAGGAGGATCTGTTCTTGGTGGAATTTGGAGATGAGAAAGACAAAAGGAAAGTTATCGATATGAGTCCGTGGAGTTATGAGAAACAGTTAGTAATAATACAAGAGTTTGAGGCTGAACTTACCCCAAAGGAGATAGAGTTGAAATGGTCACCCTTTTGGGTCCAAATGTTCAACTTGCCTTTGAAGTGTAGGACAAGGGAGACGGGGATGGTAATAGGCTCAAAACTTGGGGAGGTCTTGGAAGTGGATGTCCCTGATTTAGGAGTCCATTGGGGAAAATGCTTGAGGGTGAGAATTCGAATAGATGTGACAAAACGTCTATTGAGGGGTAAACGGTTTTCCATAGAAGGTGGGGAGAGTCGGTGGGTCAACTTCAAATACAAACAGCTTCCAAACATTTGTTACAACTGTGGTTTGCTTAGTCATAGTCTAAAGGATTGCCAGGATAGTTCAGCTAGTGTTATATAG
- the LOC115967425 gene encoding uncharacterized protein LOC115967425 isoform X2, whose protein sequence is MAIPCASSLKIFPLSSFSRCFPPKADHDSSTFSSSPSPYVPKTHSEKPSKLIKNSFNSSFRLSYRFSAVEDDYDDDDTSDNCSFDEAVMLFNDREYYKCHDYLEALWNMAQEPTRTLIHGILQCAVGFHHLFNQNHKGAMMELGEGLCKLRKMNFVSGPFHQFEQEISAVLDFIYQTQIELAACEH, encoded by the exons ATGGCGATCCCATGTGCATCATCTCTGAAGATATTTCCTCTTTCATCGTTCTCTCGTTGTTTTCCTCCTAAAGCTGATCATGATTCCTCCACCTTTTcttcatcaccatcaccatATGTCCCCAAGACTCATTCTGAAAAGCCTTCCAAACTCATAAAAAACTCTTTCAACTCCTCCTTTCGCCTTTCATATCGATTCTCTGCTGTAGAAGACGactatgatgatgatgacaccAGTGATAACTGCAGCTTTGACGAAGCTGTCATGCTCTTCAATGACAGAGAATACTATAAATGCCATGACTATCTTGAAGCTCTCTGGAACATGGCCCAAGAGCCTACCAGAACTCTTATTCATGGTATTCTACAATGTGCTGTAGGATTTCACCACCTCTTTAACCAG AACCATAAAGGAGCCATGATGGAGCTAGGAGAGGGACTCTGTAAGCTAAGAAAGATGAATTTTGTGAGTGGACCATTTCATCAGTTTGAGCAAGAGATTTCTGCAGTTCTTGATTTTATTTACCAGACCCAGATTGAATTAGCTGCCTGTGA GCACTGA
- the LOC115968602 gene encoding uncharacterized protein LOC115968602 — MERREKKSEHRKRKRKPKNDKSLQLLQHADADTIFSLLLAAIHNSDTPSSLFLIKKCLIKLKPTFLSQNPNPNPILSLLPFLLTSKSAEIVCYSAEIVGALSLYSLELNEQVGLDGEIVKSLVLALGSWKKRRVLMAACNAVLDMATTPVARQCLLRFFALDSLMSGFLQVPKSSVMQVSLCTLDDGTVDDGSVACLKIGFVDDELPVLLLTASIILINSCNIELLGKIPRNLSETFLAFLKNLWAEVHNQILLANTMKSSQEGQFVMSNIRVNNLAESIFRLSINSSEVATTLPVEVVKRSIFGLTKSSFENFMFSHWEVSPFLIRKLSRALNEKDDVFSSFIKSLDLIETDPSFLSSILQNLVSCFPIASDELDVLSFLKEVRNILGCPIIYQQDIRVLRTERKTKREVHFFQESLDSCCKKDCQFFNIHDFLKCEEAYKEGYTVALRGMEFRFKCIASIANGLASIFGQPSVGVNMYLTPPNSQGLARHFDDHCVFVFQLFGTKQWTVFSQPNVQLPRLYGPDSLHDAEVENSVTKCRKILLKEGDILYIPRGVLHEACTDNGGPNESAACSLHLTLGIEVEPPFEWEGFAHVALCCWNQRQPQDAPYSESVLEFLDVISVNLLHVAIGQIGDSDPTFRKACLVGAMSLPSDTSYRLDQNQKTIFSHLINKIDTESRFLDSLRTIAVAMQKNEDPFQRIRWLRLLNADGETTGHDWNFSFMEASKLFPLCVEHKDKAEEAFMHVKSRFCDEVSFGDVLDCYKLLLEKYRKARKQYMNGMISLQCTS, encoded by the exons ATGGAGAGGCGCGAGAAGAAGAGCGAACAccgaaaaaggaaaagaaaacccaaaaatgacaaaagccTTCAACTTCTCCAACATGCCGATGCTGACACCATCTTCTCTCTATTGCTCGCAGCTATCCACAACTCTGACACACCCAGTTCCCTCTTTTTGATCAAGAAATGCCTCATCAAACTCAAACCCACTTTTCTTTCACAGAACCCAAACCCCAACCCCATCCTCTCTTTGCTTCCATTCCTTCTCACTTCCAA AAGTGCAGAAATAGTGTGTTACAGTGCTGAAATTGTGGGGGCATTGTCTCTGTACTCGCTGGAGTTGAACGAACAGGTTGGTTTGGATGGTGAGATTGTGAAAAGTTTGGTCTTGGCATTGGGGAGTTGGAAGAAAAGGAGAGTGTTGATGGCTGCCTGCAATGCTGTTTTGGATATGGCGACAACCCCAGTTGCTAGGCAATGCCTGCTGAGGTTTTTCGCTTTGGATAGTCTAAT GTCTGGATTCCTTCAGGTTCCTAAATCTTCAGTGATGCAAGTATCTCTATGTACTTTGGATGATGGAACTGTAGATGATGGAAGTGTTGCCTGTCTCAAGATCGGGTTTGTGGATGATGAACTTCCAGTGCTACTTCTTACTGCATCTATAATTCTCATTAATTCCTGCAACATTGAGCTATTGGGAAAGATCCCAAGAAACCTCTCTGAAACTTTCTTGgcctttttgaaaaatctatgGGCTGAAGTGCATAATCAAATATTGCTTGCCAACACCATGAAGTCTAGCCAAGAGGGACAGTTTGTTATGAGTAACATTAGAGTTAATAATCTGGCAGAAAGCATCTTTAGGCTTTCTATCAATAGTAGTGAAGTTGCAACAACTCTTCCTGTTGAGGTTGTTAAAAGAAGTATTTTTGGTTTGACTAAGTctagttttgaaaatttcatgtTTAGTCATTGGGAGGTATCACCCTTTCTCATAAGAAAACTTTCGAGGGCTTTAAATGAGAAAGATGATGtttttagttcatttataaagtCTCTAGATTTGATTGAAACAgatccttcttttctttcttcaatccTTCAAAATTTAGTTTCTTGTTTTCCTATTGCTTCAGATGAACTAGATGTCCTTAGTTTCTTAAAGGAAGTGAGAAATATATTGGGTTGTCCTATAATCTATCAGCAGGACATTCGAGTTTTAAGAACAGAAAGGAAAACGAAAAGAGAAGTGCATTTCTTTCAGGAGAGTCTGGACTCTTGCTGCAAAAAAGATTGTCAATTTTTTAACATTCACGATTTTTTGAAATGTGAAGAAGCATATAAAGAAGGTTATACAGTTGCTCTTCGTGGCATGGAATTTCGCTTCAAGTGTATTGCTTCTATTGCAAATGGATTAGCATCTATTTTTGGTCAACCATCTGTAGGTGTCAATATGTATTTGACACCACCCAATTCTCAAGGGTTGGCTCGTCACTTTGATGACCATTGTGTGTTTGTTTTCCAACTTTTTGGAACTAAACAATGGACAGTTTTTTCTCAGCCGAATGTGCAGTTACCTCGCCTCTATGGTCCTGATAGCCTACATGATGCAGAGGTTGAGAATTCAGTGACCAAGTGCCGCAAAATTTTGCTGAAGGAAGGTGATATTTTGTATATTCCCAGAGGTGTTCTTCATGAGGCATGTACAGATAATGGTGGTCCCAATGAGTCCGCTGCATGTTCCTTACATCTTACACTTGGTATTGAGGTTGAACCTCCTTTTGA GTGGGAAGGATTTGCTCATGTTGCACTTTGTTGCTGGAACCAAAGGCAACCTCAGGATGCCCCTTATTCTGAGTCTGTGTTAGAATTTCTTGATGTTATTTCTGTGAATCTCTTGCATGTTGCAATTGGGCAAATAGGAGATTCTGATCCTACCTTCCGGAAGGCTTGTTTGGTTGGTGCAATGTCTTTGCCATCAGACACCAGTTATAGGCTTGATCAGAATCAGAAAACCATTTTCAGTCACTTGATTAATAAGATCGATACAGAGTCCAGGTTTTTGGATTCTCTGAGGACTATAGCAGTTGCAATGCAGAAAAATGAAGATCCCTTTCAACGGATCAGATGGCTCCGGCTTCTCAATGCAGATGGAGAAACCACTGGACATGActggaatttttcttttatggagGCCTCTAAGTTATTCCCTTTATGCGTTGAACACAAAGACAAGGCAGAGGAAGCATTTATGCATGTAAAGTCTAGGTTTTGTGATGAGGTGTCATTTGGGGATGTATTAGATTGCTATAAATTGCTGCTTGAAAAGTACAGGAAGGCCAGAAAGCAATATATGAATGGAATGATTTCACTGCAATGCAcatcttga
- the LOC115969516 gene encoding homeobox-leucine zipper protein HOX17-like, whose protein sequence is MEDDEACNTKLRLGLGLGDYVPRKKRHDEKAKPVVSLGLAFAMRPKQEAMNVDHKADRSSFKKMERDHEYPSKENGSNNNKEDGGRKKLRLSKEQSSLLEDSFKIHSTLTPAQKQALSQQLNLKPRQVEVWFQNRRARTKLKQTEVDCEFLKKCCESLSEENKRLKKELQELRSLKVGPSPLYIQIQKAATLTMCTSCEKSIKANEVKGNEAVFDVVRKNNNKLQSGLDGSN, encoded by the exons ATGGAAGATGATGAAGCATGCAACACAAAGCTCCGTCTTGGACTTGGCTTGGGTGACTATGTTCCGAGGAAAAAGAGACATGATGAGAAGGCTAAGCCTGTGGTTTCCTTGGGCTTGGCGTTTGCTATGCGCCCAAAACAAGAAGCTATGAACGTTGATCATAAGGCAGATAGATCAAGTTTCAAGAAAATGGAGAGAGACCATGAATACCCAAGTAAGGAAAATGGTTCCAATAACAACAAGGAGGATGGAGGGAGAAAGAAACTGAGGCTCTCAAAAGAGCAATCTTCCTTGCTTGAAGATAGCTTCAAAATTCACAGCACCCTTACTCCG GCACAGAAACAGGCACTTTCTCAGCAATTGAATCTGAAGCCTAGACAAGTGGAAGTTTGGTTTCAAAACAGAAGAGCAAG AACCAAGCTGAAGCAAACAGAAGTAGACTGTGAATTCTTGAAGAAATGCTGTGAAAGTTTGAGTGAAGAGAataaaagattgaagaaagaaCTACAGGAGCTACGATCATTAAAAGTTGGACCATCACCATTATACATTCAGATCCAAAAGGCTGCAACTCTTACAATGTGCACATCGTGTGAGAAAAGCATAAAAGCTAATGAAGTGAAGGGTAATGAGGCCGTCTTTGATGTGGTCCggaagaataataataaattgcagAGCGGCTTGGATGGCTCAAACTGA